The following DNA comes from Sporichthya brevicatena.
GCCGCGGCGGCGAGGGCCGTGGCCTCGTCGGCCGCCGCCGCACCGGGCGCCCCGGGGGCGTAGGAGTGGCCGGGGAAGGTGAAGACGCCGCGGACGCGCAGCCCCGCCCGCTCGGCGGCGCCGGCGACGGCCCCCGCGTCGGCCGGAGCGACCCCGGTCCGGTGGTGGCCGCTGTCGATCTCGACGAGCACCTCGAGGCCCGGGACGGCGCGAGCGAGCGCGGCCGCGCCCTCGGCGGAGCCGACCCCGACGCGCAGGGCGACCCGCTCGGCCAGGGCGGCCAGGCGCGCGCCCCGGGCCGCGTCCGCCCAGATCGGGTACGCGACGAAGAGGTCGTCCGCACCGCCGGCCGCGAAGATCTCCGCCTCGGCGACGGTGGCCACCGTGAGCCCCTGTGCGCCGGCGGCGAGCTGCTGCGCGGCGATCGGCAGGCACTTGTGGGTCTTCGCGTGCGGCCGCAGCGCCAGGCCCCGCTCGGTCGCGAGGGCCGCCATCGCCGCGATGTTCGCCGCCATCCGGTCGGCGTCCACGACGAGGCAGGGCGTGACGAGGTCGTCCGGCAGCCGCATCCGGGCCATCCTGC
Coding sequences within:
- a CDS encoding alanine racemase, with amino-acid sequence MRLPDDLVTPCLVVDADRMAANIAAMAALATERGLALRPHAKTHKCLPIAAQQLAAGAQGLTVATVAEAEIFAAGGADDLFVAYPIWADAARGARLAALAERVALRVGVGSAEGAAALARAVPGLEVLVEIDSGHHRTGVAPADAGAVAGAAERAGLRVRGVFTFPGHSYAPGAPGAAAADEATALAAAAESLAAAGIEPAVRSGGSTPSAAHTGAGVTELRPGVYVFGDAQQLELGTIDEGGLALVAAGTVVSRAPGRVVLDAGSKVLGADRPAWTSGFGRVPGHPDARVVALSEHHATVTWPTGPPPELGEIVPVAPNHVCAAVNLAAELVVCRDGVVVDTWPVAARGANT